In a single window of the Papaver somniferum cultivar HN1 chromosome 8, ASM357369v1, whole genome shotgun sequence genome:
- the LOC113306103 gene encoding uncharacterized protein LOC113306103 — MEHLLFSCSHARKVWRLMNINVDEVHNRGISISQWVESWFINNNGMADEKLLYTMMISAWIIWKDRCDVVFQGVSLNPFGSMHKIHYHLQSHMPDLPAHMHLNSTYRVSHWQPPIHDTLKFNVDASFNHDTNQLGTVIVLRSHTGTCEGIKGRYADGILSPEMGECMAIREALAWAKEKKFTKIHIEADAKLVI; from the coding sequence ATGGAGCATTTATTGTTCAGCTGCAGTCATGCTCGTAAAGTCTGGAGATTGATGAATATTAATGTGGATGAAGTTCACAATAGAGGAATAAGTATATCTCAGTGGGTAGAAAGTTGGTTTATAAACAATAATGGTATGGCTGATGAAAAATTACTATACACTATGATGATAAGTGCTTGGATAATATGGAAGGATAGGTGCGACGTGGTATTCCAAGGAGTTTCTCTAAACCCTTTTGGTTCAATGCATAAGATTCATTATCACCTGCAATCTCATATGCCTGACTTGCCTGCACACATGCATCTTAATAGCACATATAGAGTTTCTCATTGGCAACCTCCCATCCATGATACATTAAAATTTAACGTAGACGCCTCTTTTAATCATGATACTAATCAGCTTGGTACTGTTATTGTCTTACGTTCACACACAGGTACATGCGAAGGAATTAAAGGACGCTACGCAGATGGAATTCTAAGTCCGGAGATGGGAGAATGCATGGCAATACGTGAAGCTCTTGCGTGGGCTAAAGAGAAAAAGTTCACAAAGATTCACATAGAAGCTGATGCGAAACTGGTTATTTAG